One Prunus dulcis chromosome 7, ALMONDv2, whole genome shotgun sequence DNA segment encodes these proteins:
- the LOC117633692 gene encoding uncharacterized protein LOC117633692, translated as MLAYGASAEQVDEIARMGKSTILECLVRFCDAVKNLYTREYLRKPTPRDLQRLLQKAEARGFPGMIGSIDCMHWQWKNCPTAWQGSQNDLNVLGQSPVFDEVLRGHSPQVTYQINNTVYSGAYYLADGIYPRWTTFVKTIPNPQSEKERSFASFQEGYRKDVERCFGILQARWAIIRGAARMLDEEVLRSIMMTCIILHNMIVE; from the exons atgcttgcttatggggcatctgcagagcaggtggatgagattgcaaggatgggaaaatcaactatcctagagtgcttggtgagattctgtgatgcagtgaaaaatttgtacacgagggagtaccttcgcaaacccacgccgagggacctgcaaaggctgctacaaaaagcagaggctcgaggtttcccaggcatgattggaagcattgattgcatgcactggcagtggaagaattgtcctactgcttggcaa ggatctcagaatgacctcaatgtccttggtcaatccccggtgttcgacgaggtattgcgaggtcattccccccaggtcacataccaaatcaacaataccgtatactctggtgcgtactaccttgccgacggaatttatcctaggtggacgacattcgtgaaaacaattccgaatccccaatccgagaaggaaagaagctttgcttcctttcaagaaggttacagaaaagacgtggaaaggtgtttcggtatcttgcaagctcgttgggcaattatcaggggtgctgctcggatgctagatgaggaggtgctgaggagtattatgatgacttgcatcatcctccacaacatgattgtggag